Proteins co-encoded in one Flavobacterium fluviale genomic window:
- a CDS encoding PLP-dependent cysteine synthase family protein, whose protein sequence is MKEEITAYNNVLELIGNTPLIKLNKITEELEGNFYAKVEAFNPGHSSKDRIALYIIEEAEKKGILSPGDTIIETTSGNTGFSLAMVSIIKGYNCILAVSSKSSKDKIDMLRSLGAKVYVCPAHVSADDERSYYNVAKRLHEETKGSVYINQYFNQLNIDAHYNTTGPEIWEQTKGQITHLVACSGTGGTISGTAKFLKEKNPNIRILGVDAFGSVLKKYHETKEFDTKEIYPYRIEGLGKNLIPSATDFDIIDKFMKVTDEESAHSAREITRKEGLFVGYTSGAVMQAIKQYAEEGEFTKDSNIIAIFPDHGSRYMSKVFSDDWMNEQGFFDSVNEEEVQKIEFVK, encoded by the coding sequence ATGAAAGAAGAAATAACCGCTTATAATAATGTTTTAGAGTTAATAGGTAACACCCCGCTTATTAAGCTAAATAAAATCACCGAAGAGTTAGAAGGAAATTTCTACGCAAAGGTAGAAGCTTTCAACCCAGGTCATTCCTCAAAAGATAGAATAGCATTATATATTATTGAAGAAGCTGAGAAAAAAGGAATTCTTTCTCCGGGCGATACCATTATAGAAACCACATCTGGTAATACAGGATTTAGTTTAGCAATGGTAAGCATTATTAAAGGTTACAATTGTATTTTAGCTGTAAGCTCAAAATCATCCAAAGATAAAATTGACATGTTGAGAAGTTTAGGCGCCAAAGTGTATGTCTGTCCGGCTCACGTTTCTGCAGATGATGAAAGGTCATACTATAATGTAGCAAAACGTTTGCACGAAGAAACAAAAGGATCAGTCTACATTAATCAATATTTTAATCAGTTAAATATTGATGCCCACTACAACACTACAGGTCCAGAGATTTGGGAACAGACAAAAGGACAAATAACGCACTTAGTTGCTTGCAGCGGAACAGGAGGAACTATCTCAGGAACTGCAAAATTCTTAAAAGAAAAAAATCCAAATATTAGAATTCTAGGAGTTGATGCTTTTGGATCAGTATTGAAAAAATACCACGAGACAAAAGAGTTCGATACAAAAGAAATTTATCCTTATCGTATCGAAGGTTTAGGTAAAAATTTAATTCCGTCAGCAACAGATTTTGATATTATTGATAAATTCATGAAAGTAACCGACGAAGAAAGTGCTCACTCTGCAAGAGAAATCACTAGAAAAGAAGGTTTATTTGTTGGATATACTTCTGGAGCAGTAATGCAGGCCATTAAGCAATATGCTGAAGAGGGCGAATTTACAAAAGACAGTAATATTATTGCAATTTTCCCTGATCACGGTTCTCGCTACATGAGTAAAGTATTTAGTGATGACTGGATGAATGAACAAGGCTTCTTTGATAGTGTTAATGAAGAAGAAGTTCAAAAAATTGAATTCGTAAAGTAA
- a CDS encoding LamG domain-containing protein: protein MKKLLLTFLFVSYLNVNAQTPIQEFNFNGTLNNTANTTSFIGINNFVADRAGDIKGAQRLNNKALEAVIDNLPQGKNPRTISLWIKFNDISNANYIWGYGNAYNAQYCGLLHQGTSSSNSDLSLAAWGASNDVIVSTPLEKNVWYNYTITYEGATSRIYRDGKLLKFLEGMTRSTNGNIFRLGEINTTIGINADIDDLKIYDVALTAKQVNELYESGKPVVSLAGASVKETTDTKSIAKGKTGSKPSGAIITSGEVNGTSKSIEIYSQGQKIVGNNVMNINDLPEGTYLLKITSAPAKKITSK from the coding sequence ATGAAAAAATTACTGCTCACTTTTTTGTTTGTAAGTTATTTGAATGTAAATGCACAGACACCAATTCAGGAATTTAATTTTAATGGAACTTTAAACAATACTGCTAATACCACTTCATTTATAGGTATTAATAATTTCGTTGCCGATAGGGCAGGAGATATTAAAGGAGCTCAACGATTAAATAATAAAGCGTTAGAAGCTGTAATCGACAATTTGCCGCAGGGTAAGAACCCCAGAACAATTAGTTTATGGATAAAATTCAATGATATTTCGAATGCGAATTATATTTGGGGGTACGGAAACGCGTATAATGCGCAGTATTGCGGTTTGCTGCATCAAGGAACGTCTTCTTCTAATTCGGACTTAAGTTTAGCAGCCTGGGGTGCCTCAAATGATGTGATAGTTTCTACACCGCTTGAAAAAAATGTTTGGTACAACTATACGATTACATATGAAGGAGCAACCTCCAGAATATATCGTGACGGAAAGCTATTGAAATTTTTAGAAGGAATGACACGATCTACAAATGGAAATATTTTTAGATTGGGAGAAATTAATACTACAATCGGAATTAACGCTGATATAGACGATTTAAAGATTTATGATGTAGCTTTGACAGCTAAGCAAGTGAACGAGCTTTATGAGAGCGGAAAACCAGTTGTTTCGCTTGCAGGAGCATCTGTAAAGGAAACAACAGATACAAAGTCTATAGCTAAAGGGAAAACAGGTTCTAAACCAAGTGGAGCAATCATAACTTCAGGCGAAGTTAATGGAACTTCGAAAAGTATAGAAATTTATTCTCAAGGTCAAAAGATAGTAGGAAATAATGTGATGAATATTAATGATCTTCCAGAGGGAACTTATTTATTGAAAATTACAAGTGCTCCCGCCAAGAAAATTACTTCAAAATAA
- a CDS encoding LamG domain-containing protein, with protein MKKILLTLMFVSFLNTNAQNPVQEFNFNGNLNSADNSISFLGAPVFVNDRMGSPKSALRLTNKSYQAVVGDLPQENKPKTISVWVKFNAINTANYILGYGTAANGQYFGLIQQPAASGSSDLSLVGWGDANNVVVSVPLAKDIWYFYSVTYDGNVSKIYRNGELLKSIEGIQRSAKGYILNIGKLNTSTSINADIDDIRLYSVAMTDEQVREAYNSSKAATAITVSPGAVKPVKASDPVVASSSNEINKAIKNIEVFSQGKKIMDSNGSNIADLPEGTYLIKVTNGSSKK; from the coding sequence ATGAAAAAAATATTACTCACTTTAATGTTTGTAAGTTTTTTAAATACCAATGCACAAAATCCTGTTCAGGAATTTAATTTCAACGGAAATTTAAACAGTGCAGATAATTCAATCTCCTTTTTAGGAGCGCCTGTTTTTGTAAATGACAGAATGGGCAGTCCTAAAAGTGCTTTACGTCTTACCAATAAATCTTATCAGGCCGTTGTAGGCGATCTCCCGCAAGAGAACAAACCTAAAACTATATCTGTTTGGGTGAAATTTAATGCCATAAATACGGCAAATTATATCTTAGGGTACGGTACTGCAGCAAATGGACAGTATTTTGGGTTAATTCAGCAGCCTGCAGCCTCAGGAAGTTCTGATTTAAGCTTGGTGGGCTGGGGAGATGCAAATAATGTTGTAGTCTCTGTGCCTCTGGCAAAAGATATCTGGTATTTTTATAGTGTAACTTATGACGGGAATGTTTCAAAAATCTACCGTAATGGGGAATTATTAAAATCGATAGAAGGAATTCAGCGTTCGGCAAAAGGATATATTCTGAATATTGGAAAACTAAACACCTCTACCAGTATTAATGCTGATATTGATGATATTAGATTGTATAGTGTTGCCATGACAGATGAGCAGGTTAGGGAAGCCTACAACAGCTCGAAGGCAGCTACAGCTATTACCGTTTCACCAGGAGCTGTTAAACCTGTAAAGGCATCTGATCCCGTTGTAGCTTCTTCTTCGAATGAAATAAACAAAGCGATTAAAAACATTGAGGTTTTCTCGCAGGGTAAAAAAATAATGGACTCCAACGGATCTAATATAGCCGATCTTCCCGAAGGAACTTATTTGATTAAAGTTACCAATGGTTCTTCAAAAAAATAA
- a CDS encoding YebC/PmpR family DNA-binding transcriptional regulator, translating to MGRAFEFRKGRKMKRWSAMAKTFTRIGKDIVMAVKEGGPNPDANSRLRAVIQNAKAANMPKDNVERAIKNASNKDTANYKEILFEGYAPHGIAILIETASDNNNRTVANIRSYFNKCNGTMGTQGSVEFMFDHTCNFRIANNGLDAEELELELIDFGAEEVFEDEDGILIYAPFGSFGALQKELENRGLEILSSGFERIPQITKELTEAQIADVEKLIEKIEEDDDVMNVYHTMKEE from the coding sequence ATGGGAAGAGCATTCGAATTTAGAAAAGGAAGAAAAATGAAACGCTGGTCTGCAATGGCCAAAACTTTTACCAGAATTGGTAAAGATATCGTAATGGCTGTTAAAGAAGGCGGTCCGAACCCAGACGCCAATTCTAGATTAAGAGCTGTTATACAAAACGCGAAAGCTGCCAACATGCCGAAAGACAATGTGGAGCGCGCGATAAAAAATGCAAGTAATAAAGATACTGCCAACTATAAAGAAATTTTGTTTGAAGGATACGCTCCTCACGGAATTGCCATTTTAATTGAAACAGCATCTGACAACAATAACAGAACTGTAGCAAATATTCGCAGTTATTTCAACAAATGCAATGGAACAATGGGAACTCAAGGTTCTGTTGAGTTTATGTTTGACCACACTTGTAATTTCAGAATCGCCAATAATGGTCTTGATGCTGAGGAACTAGAATTAGAATTAATTGATTTTGGTGCGGAAGAAGTTTTTGAAGATGAAGACGGAATCTTAATCTATGCTCCTTTTGGAAGTTTTGGTGCTTTACAGAAAGAATTAGAAAACAGAGGTCTTGAAATTCTTTCGTCTGGTTTTGAGCGTATTCCGCAAATCACAAAAGAATTAACTGAAGCTCAAATTGCTGACGTTGAAAAATTAATCGAAAAAATCGAAGAGGATGATGACGTAATGAACGTTTATCATACAATGAAAGAGGAATAA
- a CDS encoding S41 family peptidase: protein MKKISLLLLLLTSTVFFGQNSAETCEILNKINALIQAEHLRPKPVDDSLSMFVFDNLINELDPSRNILLKVEYDELASKYRYNLDDLILKNDCSFLTDIKAKYVNGLVRTKKVLEKIQTTPIDYAKKDTIRFYKKSFDFYLKKEDLEKVWTKKLRYQILDDIAETSTNLDSIKSNFKSIELVSKNKILTNEICRFNTLLDTNTKQEEKLYNFFCTYFDPHTAYFSDDSKTSFMASLSKEHLSLGMTVNLNEKNEIIIDELDPNGPAYQTGQIKKGDQIISISNQKETLQVSCASLESISTMILSETNRNITLTLKRNSGKSFDVYIEKQVMKDEDNSVFSFIIGKDSKIGYIKIPSFYADLDGNSRKGCADDVAREVVKLERDNIKGLVIDLIDNGGGSMEEAIKLAGMFVDYGPLSVVVDNKKEKTVISDPFRGVIYRGPIVLLVNSNTASASEFFSSIMQDYNRALLLGSSTLGKATMQTILSLDEEKNTDFLKITINKFYRITGKSHQYMGVKPDVVLPEFYEDIYQKESDFPTAIKNDSIEPFLKYKTYVKRNLIDKIAKNSSDRLADNYFFNNIKKINLKIDKLVNTPKAEIPMTLDAVFKQKKNLDALWTEINTFNDENNPLDVYNSSVNQLLLGAYPTDKTINQDQMDNLKTNPYLNEAVNIINEFNGGSK from the coding sequence ATGAAAAAAATTTCACTACTCCTACTTTTACTGACTTCAACAGTATTTTTTGGTCAGAACAGCGCAGAAACTTGTGAAATATTAAACAAAATAAATGCGCTGATTCAAGCTGAACATCTAAGACCTAAACCTGTTGATGACAGTCTTTCTATGTTTGTTTTTGATAATCTTATAAACGAACTTGACCCTTCTCGCAATATCCTCTTAAAAGTTGAATATGACGAACTCGCTTCTAAGTACCGCTATAATTTAGATGATTTAATTCTGAAAAATGACTGCAGTTTTCTTACCGATATTAAAGCGAAATACGTAAACGGACTGGTAAGAACTAAAAAAGTATTAGAAAAGATTCAGACTACTCCAATAGATTATGCTAAAAAAGATACGATTCGTTTTTACAAAAAATCGTTTGATTTTTATTTAAAGAAAGAAGATTTAGAAAAAGTCTGGACAAAAAAACTACGCTATCAAATATTAGATGATATTGCCGAAACGAGTACTAATTTAGATTCTATAAAGTCGAATTTTAAATCGATCGAATTGGTTTCAAAAAACAAGATTCTTACCAATGAAATCTGCCGTTTTAATACTTTACTTGACACCAATACAAAGCAGGAAGAGAAATTATACAATTTTTTCTGTACTTATTTTGATCCGCATACTGCTTATTTTAGTGATGACTCTAAGACAAGTTTCATGGCTTCTTTATCCAAAGAACATTTGTCTCTTGGAATGACAGTTAATCTGAATGAGAAGAATGAAATTATAATTGATGAATTAGATCCGAATGGTCCTGCCTATCAAACGGGACAAATAAAAAAAGGCGATCAGATTATTTCTATTTCCAATCAAAAAGAAACTTTGCAGGTTTCTTGTGCTTCGTTAGAATCTATTTCTACGATGATTTTATCGGAAACGAATAGAAATATTACACTTACTTTAAAGCGCAATTCTGGAAAAAGTTTTGATGTTTACATCGAGAAACAAGTCATGAAAGACGAGGATAATTCGGTCTTTAGTTTTATAATCGGCAAAGACAGTAAAATTGGCTATATAAAAATCCCAAGTTTTTATGCGGATTTGGATGGTAATAGTCGAAAAGGCTGTGCTGATGATGTAGCCAGAGAGGTTGTAAAATTGGAAAGAGACAACATAAAAGGACTTGTAATTGACTTAATTGACAACGGTGGAGGTTCTATGGAAGAGGCTATAAAACTGGCTGGTATGTTTGTAGATTACGGGCCGCTTTCGGTGGTGGTTGACAATAAAAAAGAAAAAACAGTAATTAGCGATCCTTTTAGAGGTGTGATATACAGAGGTCCAATTGTCCTTTTGGTAAATAGTAATACGGCTTCTGCCAGTGAATTTTTCTCCTCTATAATGCAGGATTATAATCGTGCATTGTTATTAGGAAGCAGTACTTTAGGAAAAGCAACGATGCAGACGATTCTTTCGCTTGACGAAGAAAAAAACACAGATTTCCTAAAAATAACTATTAATAAATTTTACAGAATTACGGGAAAAAGCCATCAATATATGGGTGTAAAACCAGATGTTGTACTGCCGGAATTCTATGAAGATATATATCAGAAAGAAAGTGACTTTCCGACTGCGATTAAAAATGACAGTATTGAGCCTTTCTTAAAATACAAAACCTATGTTAAACGAAATTTAATCGACAAAATTGCGAAAAACAGTTCTGACAGACTGGCCGATAATTATTTCTTTAACAACATAAAAAAGATTAATCTTAAAATTGACAAACTTGTAAACACACCTAAAGCTGAGATTCCGATGACTTTAGATGCGGTTTTTAAACAAAAGAAGAATTTAGACGCACTTTGGACAGAGATCAATACTTTTAATGACGAAAATAATCCGCTGGATGTTTATAATTCTAGTGTTAATCAGCTTTTACTAGGCGCTTATCCAACGGATAAGACGATAAACCAAGATCAGATGGACAATCTTAAAACTAATCCTTACCTGAACGAAGCCGTAAATATCATTAATGAATTTAATGGCGGGAGTAAGTAG
- the gcvT gene encoding glycine cleavage system aminomethyltransferase GcvT — MKNTALTHIHEGLGAKMLPFAGYNMPITYEGVNAEHETVRNGVGVFDVSHMGEFLLTGPNALALIQKVTSNDASTLTIGRAQYSCLPNNEGGIVDDLIIYKMKEEQYLLVVNASNIEKDWNWISSHNDLGVEMKNLSDDYSLLAIQGPKAVEAMQALTSVNLASIPYYHFEVGDFAGIEHVIISATGYTGSGGFEIYCKNSEVEQVWNKVFEAGASFGIKPIGLAARDTLRLEMGFCLYGNDINDTTSPLEAGLGWITKFTKDFTNSESLKKQKEAGVTKKLVAFEMQERAVPRHDYEIVDGSGAVIGIVTSGTMSPSMNKGIGLGYVTVPNSAVDSDIFIRIRKNDVPAKVVKLPFYKK; from the coding sequence ATGAAAAATACTGCGCTTACGCACATACATGAAGGTTTAGGAGCAAAAATGCTTCCTTTTGCGGGTTATAATATGCCTATTACTTATGAAGGGGTTAATGCTGAACACGAAACGGTTCGTAATGGTGTGGGCGTTTTTGACGTTTCGCATATGGGTGAATTTTTGTTAACGGGTCCAAATGCTTTGGCTCTGATTCAAAAAGTGACTTCAAACGATGCTTCGACTTTGACTATTGGAAGAGCGCAATATTCTTGTCTTCCTAATAATGAAGGCGGAATTGTTGACGATTTGATTATTTATAAAATGAAAGAGGAGCAATATTTATTGGTTGTAAATGCTTCCAATATTGAAAAAGACTGGAACTGGATTTCGTCTCATAATGATTTGGGTGTTGAAATGAAAAATCTTTCTGATGATTATTCATTATTGGCTATTCAGGGGCCAAAAGCAGTTGAGGCTATGCAGGCTTTGACTTCTGTAAATTTAGCATCGATTCCTTATTATCATTTTGAAGTAGGTGATTTTGCCGGAATTGAGCATGTAATTATTTCTGCTACAGGATATACTGGTTCTGGAGGATTTGAAATTTACTGCAAAAACAGCGAAGTAGAACAGGTTTGGAATAAAGTTTTTGAAGCTGGTGCGTCTTTCGGAATTAAACCAATTGGTCTTGCAGCGCGTGATACTTTGCGTCTAGAAATGGGATTCTGTTTGTACGGAAATGATATTAATGATACGACTTCTCCACTTGAAGCTGGTTTAGGATGGATCACTAAATTTACAAAGGATTTTACCAATTCTGAGAGCTTGAAAAAACAAAAAGAAGCAGGTGTTACTAAAAAATTGGTTGCTTTTGAAATGCAGGAGCGTGCGGTGCCAAGACACGATTACGAAATCGTAGATGGTTCTGGAGCTGTAATCGGAATTGTGACTTCTGGAACTATGTCTCCTTCTATGAATAAAGGAATTGGTTTAGGATACGTTACAGTGCCTAACAGCGCTGTTGACAGTGATATTTTTATAAGAATTAGAAAAAATGATGTTCCTGCTAAAGTGGTTAAACTTCCGTTTTACAAGAAATAA